The Amblyomma americanum isolate KBUSLIRL-KWMA chromosome 3, ASM5285725v1, whole genome shotgun sequence genome window below encodes:
- the LOC144124933 gene encoding uncharacterized protein LOC144124933: MERRRPVDQATFLRRHRREAGRALVVLMCLMLAQRAQALPIFDRFIQNVFEPDRLNRWFTLWEKVIHLAKFQLHTIPRILMMPFSGIHGAHGRAMELRRGLSDLHLRGLLGRVQLLSGYAGQEGGTPRRRNDQDRQVPASSKKAAAAHTPQQVVVVRAKQ; encoded by the exons GCGGCACCGTCGCGAGGCGGGTCGTGCCCTGGTGGTGCTGATGTGCCTGATGCTGGCGCAGAGGGCGCAGGCGCTGCCCATCTTTGACCGCTTCATCCAGAACGTCTTTGAGCCCGACCGGCTAAACCGCTGGTTCACTCTGTGGGAGAAGGTCATCCACCTGGCGAAATTTCAGTTGCACACCATACCCAG GATCCTGATGATGCCATTCTCCGGTATCCACGGGGCACACGGCCGGGCCATGGAACTGCGGAGAGGGCTGAGCGACCTGCACCTCAGGGGTCTCCTGGGCCGGGTGCAGCTGCTGTCCGGATACGCAGGCCAAGAAGGGGGCACGCCCAGGAGACGGAACGATCAGGACAGGCAGGTGCCAGCCTCCTCCAAGAAGGCGGCGGCGGCTCACACACCACAGCAAGTGGTCGTCGTTCGCgccaagcagtag